In Micromonospora sp. LH3U1, one genomic interval encodes:
- a CDS encoding LysR family transcriptional regulator: MPLPSRVADLAAFDLLLSVAHLGSVGAAARAHRISQPSASARIRGLESRLGVALLQRSARGSQLTREGALVAEWARTAVDAAAALEAGLTSLRVARDSLLPVAASLTIAEYLLPRWLAALHSTAPAMSVSLTTGNSDEVAAAVLGGAVALGFIESPEVPTGLQSRTVARDTLTVIVVGRHPWARRRSGITPPELAATSLVSREEGSGTRRHLEHALSRQAGLTLAPPVLQLSSTTAIKAAVLEGVAPAVLSSLVVAGEIAAGTLHPVPVIDLDLNRTLRLVYPRGRALTGPARDLATIATRLADAGGTA, from the coding sequence ATGCCCCTTCCCAGTCGGGTCGCCGACCTCGCCGCGTTCGACCTGCTGCTGTCCGTGGCGCATCTGGGGAGCGTCGGTGCGGCGGCCCGCGCGCACCGCATCAGCCAGCCGTCCGCCAGCGCCCGCATTCGTGGCTTGGAAAGCCGGCTGGGCGTCGCGTTGCTACAGCGCTCGGCGCGGGGCTCGCAGCTCACCCGCGAGGGGGCACTGGTGGCGGAGTGGGCGCGTACCGCGGTGGACGCCGCCGCCGCGCTGGAAGCCGGGCTCACCTCGCTGCGCGTCGCGCGGGACAGTCTGCTCCCGGTCGCCGCGAGCCTCACCATCGCGGAGTATCTGCTGCCCCGGTGGCTCGCCGCGCTGCACAGCACCGCACCCGCCATGTCGGTCTCGTTGACCACCGGCAACTCCGACGAGGTCGCCGCGGCGGTGCTGGGCGGCGCGGTTGCGCTCGGCTTCATCGAGAGCCCGGAGGTCCCCACTGGGCTACAGAGTCGAACCGTGGCCCGGGACACGCTGACCGTCATCGTCGTCGGCCGCCACCCGTGGGCCCGCCGGCGGTCGGGAATCACCCCGCCGGAGTTGGCCGCCACCTCCCTGGTCAGCCGGGAGGAGGGCTCGGGCACCCGGCGTCACCTCGAACACGCCCTGTCCCGACAGGCTGGCCTCACCCTCGCGCCCCCGGTGCTGCAACTGTCGTCGACCACCGCGATCAAGGCCGCCGTCCTGGAAGGCGTCGCTCCGGCGGTACTCAGCTCACTGGTGGTGGCCGGCGAGATCGCGGCAGGGACACTGCATCCGGTGCCGGTCATCGACCTCGACCTGAACCGCACCCTGCGGTTGGTCTATCCCAGGGGCCGCGCCCTGACCGGGCCGGCCCGCGACCTCGCCACGATCGCCACCCGACTGGCCGACGCTGGTGGCACGGCCTGA
- a CDS encoding DUF6244 family protein produces the protein MDLVRSHVVSAGAVVEAMVDQGEVRVSAAQIIARLAAASQKLDEAKAKTAAAAQDAAEARALVAGALEGVAAGPLVGMIDAYRQALAQASQGGDPAKQHVQETIAKVRALGN, from the coding sequence GTGGATCTCGTACGCTCCCATGTGGTCTCCGCCGGTGCGGTGGTGGAGGCGATGGTCGACCAGGGGGAGGTGCGCGTGAGCGCAGCACAGATCATCGCGAGGTTGGCGGCGGCGTCGCAGAAGCTGGACGAGGCGAAGGCCAAGACCGCGGCGGCAGCGCAGGATGCGGCCGAGGCGCGGGCGCTCGTCGCCGGAGCGCTGGAGGGTGTGGCCGCCGGTCCGCTGGTCGGCATGATCGATGCGTACCGTCAGGCGCTCGCGCAGGCGTCCCAGGGCGGCGACCCGGCCAAGCAGCATGTGCAGGAGACGATCGCCAAGGTCCGAGCGCTGGGAAATTGA
- a CDS encoding MFS transporter produces the protein MAVTSRRSSRRLTFTVLAAGAGFFAMLQSLITPVLPTIQQDMHTSQNTVTWVLTAYLLSASIFTPILGRVGDMVGKERMLVVSLAALALGCLLAAIAPNIGVLIIARVVQGIGGAVFPLSFGIIRDEFPAARVSSAVAAISAIVAAGGGLGIVLAGPIVTALDYRWLFWIPMVVVGLTAVAAHLFVPESPVRTPGRIDWRATLLLSGWLVALLLPISQGVAWGWTSPRVLGLLALAVVLLVGWLVTEVRSPNPLIDMRMMRLPGVWTTNLVALLYGASMFSVYAFLPQFVQTPTVAGYGFGASISQAGLLMLPMLVAMFVAGLVAGRLQAVFSAKAQLATGATFNVAASAMLATAHDTRWEVALAGGLVGLGIGLAFASMANLIVGSVPASQTGVATGMNANIRTIGGAIGAAVVSGVITANPQANGLPREAGFTTGFLVLTAIALAAALAALAVPSARRASAGRRPSAATIVESELAGEFATMPATR, from the coding sequence GTGGCAGTGACCTCCCGACGCAGCTCGCGTCGGCTCACCTTCACCGTGCTCGCGGCCGGTGCCGGGTTCTTCGCGATGCTCCAGTCGCTGATCACCCCGGTGCTACCGACCATCCAGCAGGACATGCACACCTCTCAGAACACCGTGACCTGGGTCCTGACCGCCTACCTGCTCTCCGCGTCGATCTTCACGCCGATCCTCGGACGGGTCGGCGACATGGTGGGCAAGGAGCGGATGCTGGTCGTCTCGCTCGCCGCGCTCGCCCTCGGCTGCCTGCTGGCCGCCATCGCGCCGAACATCGGCGTCCTCATCATCGCCCGGGTCGTGCAGGGCATCGGCGGAGCGGTCTTCCCGCTGTCGTTCGGCATCATTCGCGACGAGTTCCCGGCCGCGCGTGTCTCCTCCGCCGTCGCCGCCATCTCGGCGATCGTCGCCGCAGGCGGTGGCCTGGGCATCGTGCTGGCCGGCCCGATCGTCACCGCGTTGGACTACCGGTGGCTGTTCTGGATCCCGATGGTCGTGGTCGGGCTGACCGCCGTCGCCGCCCACCTCTTCGTCCCCGAGTCACCGGTCCGTACCCCCGGACGCATCGACTGGCGCGCCACCCTGCTGCTCTCCGGCTGGCTGGTCGCACTGCTGCTGCCGATCAGCCAGGGCGTGGCCTGGGGCTGGACCTCCCCCCGGGTGCTCGGCCTGCTGGCGCTCGCCGTGGTGCTGCTGGTCGGTTGGCTGGTCACCGAGGTGCGCTCACCCAACCCGCTGATCGACATGCGGATGATGCGCCTGCCCGGCGTCTGGACCACCAACCTGGTCGCCCTGCTCTACGGCGCGTCGATGTTCTCCGTGTACGCGTTCCTCCCGCAGTTCGTGCAGACCCCGACCGTCGCCGGCTACGGCTTCGGCGCCAGCATCAGCCAGGCCGGTCTGCTCATGCTGCCGATGCTCGTCGCGATGTTCGTCGCCGGTCTCGTCGCCGGCCGCCTGCAGGCCGTCTTCAGCGCCAAGGCGCAGCTCGCCACCGGTGCCACGTTCAACGTGGCCGCCTCCGCGATGCTCGCCACCGCGCACGACACCCGCTGGGAGGTCGCCCTCGCCGGTGGCCTGGTCGGCCTCGGCATCGGCCTGGCCTTCGCCTCGATGGCCAACCTGATCGTCGGCAGCGTGCCCGCCAGCCAGACCGGCGTGGCGACCGGCATGAACGCCAACATCCGCACCATCGGAGGCGCGATCGGCGCCGCCGTGGTCAGCGGCGTGATCACCGCGAACCCGCAAGCCAACGGCCTGCCCCGGGAGGCCGGCTTCACGACCGGGTTTCTCGTCCTCACGGCGATCGCCCTGGCCGCCGCGCTCGCGGCCCTCGCCGTCCCGTCCGCCCGGCGGGCGTCGGCCGGTCGCCGGCCGTCCGCCGCGACGATCGTCGAGTCGGAGCTAGCCGGCGAGTTCGCCACCATGCCAGCGACCCGCTGA
- a CDS encoding M48 family metalloprotease — protein sequence MTEPHTVPPEGTPPTVPQLDIRAAEPLAGDSPPSTGGFADRPPGYPSALVWLRAGILRDWRGVLGAFVATWFYLPVALLLAFWGGLSFAVAGLFAGAFGTDDQVPQVLRDAPLIGSLLEAFLSRSGGVLGGVVGFVVGFLIGFLAVLVLPWLGTTGDPFALVTGLVGTVVAAALIGVLYTLYRVLLEPRLLVVSGARQPSRREYARLRPVLDDCARRLGLPAVPRLLMEDDPVLSNARTYARHVVVTTAVLSEPEDEVAALLSHELVHWRTGDEITSAFVRGVGLPLTLAHALPTWLMRTFPHPATNFVVFLFFWPVLLTMRYVVLPLHARDVRAAEYRADLGAVLTGHVDGMRRVLERRLSFETGRSGWDEAVCATHPPHELRLDALDRASVAGVPAGADEQAPVTAERLFGHSGPVGTRRTWLLVGVLMLAACVGTGGLGVVQWAFFRPQAAVDGYFSALADRDSDAALGFLADQSGVTDRKLLAQLLRGKGYQPPTDVEISELERDGDSATATVAYRLAGERRTAGVTLRRDDRATAVLFHGWQLSGGLVPLDAPIAGPGVRLNGVELPGVSEGPPLVLLPGSYTATGPSSALSETPTETVAVGPGQGAATLQLAPVLKPAAIEAVEARVRAWLDECAKQTVVAPPGCPFRYYGSSTAQKVTWKILEYPRLAVELTGPATAQVATPYETQGKVQVSGTTTYFGTSSPFTDEDALTVAGVATADGDNVTFRPAAN from the coding sequence ATGACCGAGCCGCATACCGTGCCGCCGGAGGGCACCCCGCCGACCGTGCCGCAGCTCGACATCCGGGCCGCCGAACCGCTGGCGGGCGATTCACCACCGTCCACGGGTGGGTTCGCGGACCGGCCACCCGGCTACCCCAGTGCGCTGGTCTGGCTGCGCGCCGGGATTCTGCGGGACTGGCGGGGCGTGCTCGGCGCGTTCGTCGCCACCTGGTTCTACCTGCCGGTCGCGCTGCTCCTGGCGTTCTGGGGCGGCCTCTCCTTCGCCGTCGCGGGGCTCTTCGCCGGTGCGTTCGGCACCGACGACCAGGTGCCCCAGGTGCTGCGCGACGCCCCGCTGATCGGCTCGCTGCTGGAGGCGTTCCTGAGCCGCTCCGGCGGGGTGCTCGGCGGCGTGGTCGGCTTCGTCGTCGGGTTCCTGATCGGCTTCCTCGCCGTGCTGGTGCTGCCCTGGTTGGGCACCACCGGCGATCCTTTCGCGCTGGTCACCGGCCTGGTCGGCACGGTCGTCGCGGCGGCGCTGATCGGTGTTCTCTACACGCTCTACCGGGTGCTGCTGGAACCGCGCCTGCTGGTGGTCTCCGGTGCCCGCCAGCCCAGCCGCCGCGAGTACGCGCGGCTGCGCCCCGTGCTGGACGACTGCGCCCGACGGCTCGGCCTGCCCGCCGTGCCACGGCTGCTCATGGAGGACGACCCCGTCCTGAGCAACGCCCGGACGTACGCCCGGCACGTGGTGGTCACCACCGCCGTGCTGAGCGAACCGGAGGACGAGGTCGCTGCGCTGCTCAGCCACGAGCTGGTGCACTGGCGCACCGGGGACGAGATCACCAGCGCCTTCGTCCGTGGTGTCGGTCTGCCGCTGACCCTCGCACACGCTCTGCCGACCTGGCTGATGCGGACGTTCCCGCACCCGGCCACCAACTTCGTGGTCTTCCTGTTCTTCTGGCCGGTGCTGCTCACCATGCGGTACGTGGTGTTGCCGCTGCACGCCCGCGACGTCCGAGCGGCGGAGTACCGGGCCGACCTCGGTGCGGTGCTCACCGGGCACGTCGACGGGATGCGGCGCGTCCTGGAGCGGCGGCTGTCGTTCGAGACCGGGCGCAGCGGCTGGGACGAGGCAGTCTGCGCCACCCACCCACCGCACGAGCTTCGGCTCGACGCGCTGGACCGGGCGTCGGTGGCCGGTGTGCCCGCCGGAGCGGACGAGCAGGCCCCGGTCACCGCCGAACGGCTGTTCGGCCACTCCGGCCCGGTCGGCACCCGCCGCACCTGGCTGCTGGTCGGTGTTCTCATGCTGGCAGCCTGCGTCGGCACCGGCGGCCTCGGCGTGGTGCAGTGGGCGTTCTTCCGCCCCCAGGCCGCAGTCGACGGATACTTTTCCGCGCTCGCCGACCGGGACAGCGACGCCGCGCTCGGGTTCCTGGCCGATCAGAGCGGCGTCACCGACCGCAAGCTGCTCGCCCAACTGCTGCGCGGCAAGGGCTACCAGCCACCGACCGACGTCGAGATCAGCGAGCTGGAACGCGACGGCGACAGCGCCACCGCCACGGTGGCGTACCGGCTGGCCGGCGAGCGGCGTACCGCCGGTGTCACCCTGCGCCGCGACGACCGCGCCACCGCCGTGCTGTTCCACGGCTGGCAGCTGAGCGGCGGGCTGGTCCCGCTCGACGCCCCCATCGCCGGCCCCGGGGTACGGCTCAACGGGGTGGAGCTGCCGGGCGTCTCCGAGGGTCCCCCGCTGGTGCTGCTGCCCGGCAGCTACACCGCGACCGGCCCGTCCAGCGCGCTCAGCGAGACGCCCACCGAGACCGTGGCGGTCGGCCCGGGGCAGGGTGCGGCCACCCTGCAACTGGCTCCGGTGCTCAAGCCGGCGGCGATCGAGGCCGTCGAGGCCCGGGTGCGCGCCTGGTTGGACGAGTGCGCCAAGCAGACGGTCGTCGCTCCGCCGGGCTGCCCGTTCCGCTACTACGGCAGTAGTACCGCGCAGAAGGTCACCTGGAAGATCCTGGAATACCCGCGGCTCGCCGTCGAGCTGACCGGCCCGGCCACCGCCCAGGTCGCCACGCCGTACGAGACCCAGGGGAAGGTGCAGGTCAGCGGCACCACCACGTACTTCGGCACCAGCTCACCGTTTACCGATGAGGACGCGTTGACCGTCGCGGGCGTCGCCACCGCCGACGGGGACAACGTCACCTTCCGACCCGCCGCCAACTGA
- a CDS encoding TetR/AcrR family transcriptional regulator: MTSAGQVPEVFAQRPKRADARRNYDALVAAARDAFAENGAAASLEDVARRAGVGIGTLYRNFPSRRHLFEAVYVEEVRALSRSAEDLAGLPPWDALVAWLHRFVAYVATKRALAEQLLHDSEIFSSCRTEIYAAGEPLMRRAQAAGVVRDDVGFDDVVRLISGLTMAQFPSPEQRDRVLGVALDGLRPPAATR; the protein is encoded by the coding sequence ATGACCAGCGCGGGGCAGGTGCCCGAGGTCTTCGCCCAGCGGCCCAAGCGGGCCGATGCGCGGCGTAACTACGACGCCCTGGTCGCAGCGGCCCGCGATGCGTTTGCCGAGAACGGCGCCGCCGCCTCCCTGGAGGACGTGGCCCGACGGGCCGGGGTGGGCATCGGCACGCTCTACCGCAACTTCCCCAGCCGGCGTCACCTGTTCGAGGCCGTGTACGTCGAGGAGGTGCGCGCGCTGAGCCGCTCCGCCGAGGACCTGGCCGGGCTGCCCCCGTGGGACGCGCTCGTCGCCTGGCTGCACCGATTCGTCGCGTACGTCGCCACCAAGCGGGCGCTCGCCGAGCAGTTGCTGCACGACTCCGAGATCTTCAGCAGTTGCCGGACGGAGATCTACGCGGCCGGCGAGCCGCTGATGCGTCGCGCCCAGGCCGCCGGTGTGGTTCGTGACGACGTCGGCTTCGACGACGTGGTGCGGCTGATCAGCGGCCTCACCATGGCCCAGTTCCCGTCACCCGAGCAGCGTGACCGGGTGCTCGGCGTGGCCCTCGACGGTCTGCGCCCCCCAGCCGCCACCCGCTGA
- a CDS encoding SEC-C domain-containing protein, whose amino-acid sequence MSELLTADRIEEIGALGSESPDPAALVAELVGAVDEGRVADPDDTGYALLVAVDILTQAGDLADALALATRAIAEQPNDDAYARSVRGGLLLRLGREDEGMAELTALRPLLETDPEATYLIDDLVEAGHTETALEWLTAALDAILERTRNQEHESEDAQDEAAAMIYGLAQGRHDLREEMGLTHDEYDNLADRLRAASDHALDALDDGPATLLFWPQAEFNALLTCWPTLVDSYPVTWDEHRAQIERTLVEASGLGGADLGVVVGSVAGLAAFAERTGSDPTSEETLDEYADSLDETGVTTWPPGRNDTCWCGSDAKYKKCCLPRSRG is encoded by the coding sequence ATGTCCGAACTGCTGACCGCCGACCGCATCGAAGAGATCGGCGCCCTGGGATCCGAGAGCCCGGACCCCGCCGCGTTGGTCGCCGAACTGGTGGGCGCCGTCGACGAGGGGCGGGTCGCGGACCCGGACGACACCGGGTACGCCCTGCTGGTCGCCGTGGACATCCTGACGCAGGCGGGCGACCTGGCCGACGCGCTCGCCCTGGCCACCCGCGCCATCGCCGAACAGCCGAACGACGACGCGTACGCCCGGTCGGTGCGCGGTGGCCTGCTGCTGCGCCTCGGCCGCGAGGACGAGGGCATGGCCGAGCTGACCGCCCTGCGCCCGCTGTTGGAGACCGACCCCGAGGCCACGTACCTCATCGACGACCTGGTGGAGGCCGGCCACACCGAGACGGCGCTGGAGTGGCTGACCGCCGCGCTGGACGCCATCCTGGAACGGACCCGCAACCAGGAGCACGAATCCGAGGACGCGCAGGACGAGGCCGCAGCCATGATCTACGGCCTGGCACAGGGGCGGCACGACCTCCGCGAGGAGATGGGCCTGACGCACGACGAGTACGACAACCTCGCCGACCGGCTGCGCGCCGCGAGCGACCACGCGCTCGACGCGCTCGACGACGGCCCGGCGACCCTGCTGTTCTGGCCGCAGGCGGAGTTCAACGCGCTGCTGACGTGCTGGCCCACTCTCGTCGACAGCTACCCCGTCACCTGGGACGAGCACCGGGCCCAGATCGAACGCACCCTCGTCGAGGCATCCGGGCTGGGTGGCGCCGACCTGGGCGTGGTCGTCGGCTCCGTCGCCGGGCTGGCAGCCTTCGCCGAACGCACCGGCAGCGACCCCACCAGCGAGGAAACCCTCGACGAGTACGCCGACAGCCTCGACGAGACCGGCGTGACAACCTGGCCGCCGGGCCGCAACGACACCTGCTGGTGCGGATCGGATGCCAAGTACAAGAAGTGCTGCCTGCCGCGCTCACGCGGTTGA
- a CDS encoding nitroreductase family deazaflavin-dependent oxidoreductase — translation MTAQEQHETIEDSPVGWVASHIRRYVETDGADGGTFHGVPSLLLTTRGRRSGKLRRTALMYGRDGDNHLLVASNGGAGNHPAWYLNLSADPSVEIQVGAERFAGRARTATAEEKVRLWPVMTKVFPTYARYQKDTDREIPLVVVERAPREESTIN, via the coding sequence GTGACCGCGCAGGAGCAGCACGAGACGATCGAGGACAGCCCGGTCGGCTGGGTCGCCAGCCACATCCGGCGCTACGTGGAGACCGACGGCGCCGATGGTGGCACCTTCCACGGCGTACCCTCGCTGCTGCTCACCACGCGCGGACGCCGCTCGGGCAAGCTGCGCCGCACCGCGCTCATGTACGGCCGCGACGGCGACAACCACCTGCTGGTGGCGTCCAACGGGGGCGCGGGCAACCATCCTGCCTGGTATCTGAACCTGAGCGCCGACCCGTCGGTGGAGATCCAGGTCGGCGCGGAGCGGTTCGCCGGTCGGGCCCGGACGGCGACGGCCGAGGAGAAGGTCCGGCTGTGGCCGGTGATGACGAAGGTCTTCCCGACGTACGCCCGCTACCAGAAGGACACCGACCGCGAGATCCCCCTCGTCGTCGTCGAACGGGCACCTCGGGAAGAATCCACCATCAATTGA
- a CDS encoding TDT family transporter, with amino-acid sequence MTTLLPASPDAPPAAGPAPVRLAGGLLRDLEHPSQLFGNLGPNWYASIMGTGIVANAAATLPVHVAGLRAAATVVWALAALLLVALTAAWAVHWTRHPATARSYAENPVLAQFWGAPAMALLTVGAGTLILGRDWIGLPAALAVDTVLWVGGTILGLATSAWIPYKMMTSHRIAPDAAFGGWLMPVVPPMVSAATGALLVPYAPAGQIRLTLLLTCYAMFGISLFATLIIVGQIWQRLVHHGIGPAAMVPTLWIVLGPLGQSVTAANLLGNAAPLALPAPYGSAAQALALFYGLPTWGFAMMWLAIAAAVTVRTARARLPFSLTWWSFTFPFGTVVTGTSGLALRTDAVLFRWAAVAGYVLLVAAWLTVASRTARESARGRIFLPPSVS; translated from the coding sequence ATGACCACGCTCCTCCCCGCCTCACCGGACGCCCCACCGGCCGCCGGCCCCGCCCCGGTACGGCTGGCCGGAGGGCTGCTCCGCGACCTGGAGCACCCGTCGCAGCTCTTCGGCAACCTGGGCCCGAACTGGTACGCGTCGATCATGGGGACCGGCATCGTGGCGAACGCCGCCGCCACACTGCCCGTGCACGTGGCGGGGCTGCGGGCCGCCGCCACCGTCGTGTGGGCGCTGGCCGCCCTCCTGCTCGTCGCGCTGACTGCCGCCTGGGCGGTGCACTGGACCCGCCATCCCGCGACGGCGCGGAGCTACGCGGAGAACCCTGTGTTGGCCCAGTTCTGGGGAGCCCCCGCGATGGCGCTCCTGACGGTCGGCGCGGGCACCCTCATCCTGGGCCGGGACTGGATCGGCCTGCCCGCCGCGCTCGCCGTGGACACCGTGCTGTGGGTCGGCGGCACCATCCTGGGCCTCGCCACCAGCGCCTGGATCCCGTACAAGATGATGACCAGCCACCGCATCGCGCCGGACGCGGCGTTCGGCGGATGGCTGATGCCGGTGGTACCGCCGATGGTGTCCGCCGCGACGGGAGCGCTGCTCGTCCCGTACGCGCCGGCCGGCCAGATCCGGCTCACCCTGCTGCTCACCTGCTACGCCATGTTCGGCATCAGCCTCTTCGCCACTCTGATCATCGTCGGCCAGATCTGGCAGCGGCTCGTCCACCACGGGATCGGCCCCGCCGCCATGGTGCCCACGCTCTGGATCGTCCTCGGACCACTGGGGCAGTCGGTGACCGCCGCCAACCTGCTCGGCAACGCCGCGCCCCTCGCGCTGCCCGCACCCTACGGGTCGGCCGCACAGGCGCTGGCCCTCTTCTACGGCCTGCCCACCTGGGGATTCGCCATGATGTGGCTGGCGATCGCCGCCGCGGTGACGGTCCGCACCGCCCGAGCGCGCCTGCCGTTCTCGCTCACCTGGTGGAGCTTCACCTTCCCGTTCGGCACCGTCGTCACCGGCACGAGTGGCCTCGCGCTGCGGACCGATGCCGTGCTCTTCCGGTGGGCCGCGGTGGCCGGCTACGTGCTGCTGGTCGCCGCCTGGCTGACCGTGGCGTCGCGTACCGCGCGGGAGTCGGCCCGGGGCCGGATCTTCCTGCCGCCCTCAGTTTCCTGA
- a CDS encoding pentapeptide repeat-containing protein: protein MAADEPPERQLRVLPWWLVPVGLLLAAALGWLVLDLLLTEADRASQPDTRATLRIDAIRTGLTVIAGTGGGLALLLAARRQWIAERSQRHQEAVAARDQAHRDRVQAHAESVADAAQRQQDRQSGAAEHDAAERRLTELYTRAVELLGHDSAAVRLGGLHALERLGQDNPEQRPTIVAVLCAYLRMPAPDDEPREIEVRRTAQRVLTRHLRADDAAYWPEVTLDLTGARLVDFDAAGCTLVDADFTGAVFSGATSFVGATARGRLGLGAAVFDDVRFDDLTADAEVVLDDVRFGGQASFDRAGFLGGLSCRRSSFAGPTSFGRTTFDQPISFDGTRFVDGASFRESNFQGGLSMEHTEFGGLAEFRSARFAAMALFRWTVFGAEALFQQARFTDSANFGRARFHSVASFEGAQFSRRPLVDQARAAAGGGHVWPADTTVERLDDEWLLLVDR, encoded by the coding sequence GTGGCCGCCGACGAACCCCCGGAGCGCCAGCTACGGGTGCTGCCCTGGTGGCTGGTCCCGGTCGGCCTGCTGCTCGCCGCCGCCCTGGGTTGGCTGGTGCTGGACCTGCTGCTCACCGAGGCCGACCGGGCCAGCCAGCCGGACACCCGCGCCACGTTGCGCATCGACGCGATCCGCACCGGCCTGACCGTGATCGCCGGCACCGGCGGTGGGCTGGCCCTGCTGCTGGCCGCTCGACGGCAGTGGATCGCCGAGCGGTCCCAACGGCACCAGGAGGCGGTCGCCGCCCGCGACCAGGCGCACCGCGACCGGGTGCAGGCGCACGCCGAATCGGTGGCCGACGCCGCGCAGCGCCAGCAGGACCGGCAGTCCGGGGCGGCCGAGCACGACGCGGCGGAGCGCCGGCTGACCGAGCTCTACACCCGGGCGGTCGAGTTGCTCGGTCACGACAGCGCGGCGGTACGGCTCGGCGGACTGCACGCGCTGGAACGCCTCGGTCAGGACAATCCGGAGCAGCGGCCGACGATCGTGGCGGTGCTCTGCGCGTACCTGCGGATGCCGGCGCCGGACGACGAGCCGCGCGAGATTGAGGTCCGGCGGACCGCGCAGCGCGTGCTCACCCGGCACCTGCGCGCGGACGACGCGGCCTACTGGCCGGAGGTCACACTGGACCTGACCGGCGCCCGGCTGGTCGACTTCGACGCCGCCGGCTGCACACTGGTCGACGCGGACTTCACCGGCGCCGTGTTCAGCGGAGCCACCAGCTTCGTCGGCGCGACCGCGCGGGGACGGCTCGGCCTCGGGGCGGCGGTCTTTGACGACGTACGCTTCGACGACCTCACGGCGGACGCGGAGGTCGTGTTGGATGATGTTCGCTTCGGCGGTCAGGCCAGCTTCGACCGGGCCGGATTCCTCGGTGGCCTGTCCTGCCGGCGGTCCAGCTTTGCCGGCCCGACATCGTTTGGCCGGACGACCTTCGACCAGCCGATAAGCTTCGACGGCACCCGATTCGTGGACGGCGCTTCGTTCCGCGAGTCCAATTTCCAGGGCGGCCTGTCCATGGAACACACGGAGTTCGGCGGGCTGGCCGAGTTTCGCTCGGCCCGGTTCGCGGCGATGGCCCTGTTCCGCTGGACGGTGTTCGGCGCGGAGGCCCTCTTCCAGCAGGCCCGTTTCACGGACTCCGCGAACTTCGGCCGGGCTCGCTTTCACAGCGTGGCCAGTTTCGAGGGCGCTCAGTTCAGCCGACGACCGCTGGTCGACCAGGCACGGGCAGCGGCCGGCGGCGGGCATGTCTGGCCGGCGGACACCACTGTCGAGCGGCTCGACGACGAGTGGCTGCTGCTCGTCGACCGCTGA
- a CDS encoding lipase family alpha/beta hydrolase, producing the protein MLLRKTVLVVSLAAALLASTGTATAAAPADPAPATSVPAPAAPAAAALAAAAAANPVIVVGGLSGVAVAYEPIAARLRGDGYRTFIYQLPGLGFGDIPTSARAFAGYVEQVRASTGAATVDVVAHSEGGLVSRYYLKRLGGTATIGRYVSLGTPHYGTYVANIVAFLGLGSCAGVVACQQMTIGSAFLADLNAGDDTPGAVRYTTIRTLQDELVRPTGNAAVNDGATNVLIQAYCPLRVVGHLGLVLDGTAYTIVRGALVDGPVRPNCLAL; encoded by the coding sequence ATGCTGCTCCGAAAGACCGTCCTCGTCGTGTCCCTCGCCGCCGCCCTGCTCGCGTCCACGGGCACGGCGACCGCCGCCGCCCCCGCCGATCCCGCCCCGGCCACCAGCGTCCCCGCCCCCGCAGCCCCCGCCGCGGCGGCCCTCGCCGCCGCTGCCGCGGCCAACCCGGTGATCGTGGTCGGTGGGCTCAGCGGTGTCGCCGTCGCGTACGAGCCGATCGCCGCCCGACTGCGCGGCGACGGCTACCGGACCTTCATCTACCAGCTACCCGGGCTGGGCTTCGGCGACATTCCCACCTCGGCCCGCGCGTTCGCCGGCTACGTCGAGCAGGTGCGCGCCAGCACCGGTGCGGCGACCGTGGACGTCGTCGCCCACTCCGAGGGTGGCCTGGTCAGCCGCTACTACCTCAAACGGCTCGGCGGCACCGCCACCATCGGCCGGTACGTCAGCCTCGGCACACCGCACTACGGCACCTACGTCGCCAACATCGTGGCGTTCCTCGGCCTCGGGAGCTGCGCCGGCGTCGTGGCCTGCCAACAGATGACCATCGGCTCGGCTTTCCTCGCCGACCTCAACGCCGGCGACGACACCCCCGGGGCGGTGCGCTACACCACCATCCGAACCCTCCAGGACGAGTTGGTCCGGCCGACCGGGAACGCCGCCGTCAACGACGGCGCGACCAACGTGCTGATCCAGGCGTACTGCCCGTTGCGGGTGGTGGGGCACCTCGGTCTGGTGCTCGACGGTACGGCGTACACCATCGTGCGCGGCGCCCTGGTCGACGGCCCGGTGCGACCCAACTGCCTCGCGCTCTGA